A genomic segment from Acyrthosiphon pisum isolate AL4f chromosome A3, pea_aphid_22Mar2018_4r6ur, whole genome shotgun sequence encodes:
- the LOC103310799 gene encoding uncharacterized protein LOC103310799 has protein sequence MYGDNAKCLNKEKVKLMKSEDYEVSGTTLLTDCNGPKISRISKQKLYPKLFDGINIHVCGSNGWNQFTLINYNMNHLKAFHISWSTEVVQKYNIIYYNGFLYLII, from the exons atgtatggtGATAATGCGAA atGCCTTAATAAAGAAAAGGTAAAACTTATGAAGTCTGAAGATTATGAAGTCAGTGGAACAACATTGTTAACTGATTGTAATGGCCCAAAGATATCACGAATAAGCAAACAAAAACTG tATCCAAAATTATTTGATGGTATAAACATACATGTATGTGGAAGTAATGGTTGGAATCAGTTTacacttataaattacaatatgaatCATTTAAAAGCTTTTCATATTTCATGGTCCACGGAAGTTgtacaaaagtataatataatatattataatggttttttatatctaattatataa
- the LOC115034444 gene encoding uncharacterized protein LOC115034444: MAYNACNDIERNRFDLLNSPNIDMRNCCQSLLELFKVDKDQDERNDRQTMFRRSRFAVNDDMFKHICEKAAFNGHIDCLKLAHEIGVPWDTVPGLADFRGKACDLAAKAGNLECLRYAFENGCPWDEETCWIAALNGHLECLTYARENGCPWDEDTCSSAAEYGHLQCLAYAFENGCPFDEETCSNAALKGHLECLAYARQNGCPWDKYTCSSAAFNGHLQCLAYAFENGCPFDEETCSNAALKGHLECLAYARQNGCPWNEDTCRNAALNGHLPCLAYAQQNGCPWDQYTCSNAAFNGHLQCLALRL; this comes from the coding sequence ATGGCGTACAATGCGTGCAACGACATCGAACGTAACAGGTTTGACTTGCTGAACTCACCCAACATTGACATGCGAAATTGTTGCCAGTCGCTGTTAGAATTATTCAAAGTCGACAAAGACCAAGACGAGCGCAACGATAGGCAGACAATGTTTAGGCGGTCTCGGTTCGCCGTCAATGACGATATGTTTAAACACATATGCGAGAAGGCAGCGTTCAACGGGCACATCGATTGTCTGAAACTAGCACACGAGATTGGCGTCCCTTGGGACACCGTGCCTGGATTGGCCGATTTCAGAGGTAAAGCGTGTGATCTGGCGGCGAAAGCCGGCAATCTGGAATGTCTAAGGTACGCCTTTGAGAACGGGTGCCCTTGGGACGAGGAGACGTGCTGGATTGCCGCGTTAAACGGTCACCTGGAGTGCCTCacttacgcacgggaaaacgggtgtccTTGGGACGAGGATACGTGCAGCAGCGCCGCAGAATACGGTCACCTGCAGTGCCTAGCCTACGCCTTTGAGAACGGGTGTCCCTTTGACGAGGAGACGTGCAGCAACGCCGCGTTGAAAGGTCACCTGGAGTGCCTGGCTTACGCACGGCAAAACGGGTGCCCTTGGGACAAGTATACGTGCAGCTCCGCCGCGTTTAACGGTCACCTGCAGTGCCTAGCTTACGCCTTTGAGAACGGGTGTCCCTTTGACGAGGAGACGTGCAGCAACGCCGCGTTGAAAGGTCACCTTGAGTGCCTGGCTTACGCACGGCAAAACGGGTGCCCTTGGAACGAGGATACGTGCAGAAACGCCGCGTTGAACGGTCACCTGCCATGCCTGGCTTACGCACAGCAAAACGGGTGCCCTTGGGACCAGTATACGTGCAGCAACGCCGCGTTTAATGGTCACCTGCAGTGCCTAGCCTTACGCCTTTGA
- the LOC115034456 gene encoding uncharacterized protein LOC115034456: protein MYKLPSLAKMAYYACDNIDRDKFDLLDAPDVDMRNCCESLLELFKVDKDQDERNDRQTMFRRSRFAVNDDNIFKHICEKAAFNGHIDCLKLAHEIGVPWDTVPGLADFRGKACDLAAKAGNLECLRYAFENGCPWDEETCSNAALNGHLECLTYAWENGCPWDEQTCNSAALNGHLDCLKYARENGCPWYEKTCQNAAIGGHLECLAYRTG, encoded by the coding sequence atgtacaaactacCCAGCCTGGCGAAAATGGCGTACTACGCGTGCGACAACATCGACCGTGACAAGTTTGACTTGCTGGACGCGCCGGACGTCGATATGCGAAATTGTTGCGAGTCGCTCTTAGAATTATTCAAAGTCGACAAAGACCAAGACGAGCGCAACGATAGGCAGACAATGTTTAGGCGGTCTCGGTTCGCCGTCAAtgacgataatatatttaaacacataTGCGAGAAGGCAGCGTTCAACGGGCACATCGATTGTCTGAAACTAGCACACGAGATTGGCGTCCCTTGGGACACCGTGCCTGGATTGGCCGATTTCAGAGGTAAAGCGTGTGATCTGGCGGCGAAAGCCGGCAATCTGGAATGTCTAAGGTACGCCTTTGAGAACGGGTGCCCTTGGGATGAGGAGACGTGCAGCAACGCTGCGTTGAACGGTCACCTGGAGTGCCTCACTTACGCATGGGAAAACGGGTGTCCTTGGGACGAGCAGACGTGCAACAGCGCCGCGTTGAACGGTCACCTGGATTGCCTgaaatacgcacgggaaaacgggtgtccCTGGTACGAGAAAACGTGCCAAAACGCCGCAATTGGCGGTCACCTGGAGTGCCTCGCTTATCGTACTGGA